The following are from one region of the Capsicum annuum cultivar UCD-10X-F1 chromosome 1, UCD10Xv1.1, whole genome shotgun sequence genome:
- the LOC124897776 gene encoding uncharacterized protein LOC124897776, with the protein MVEDSKLMCIILDVPHVFIKEVKEDEVLRMVVKIRREYNNEDRKNIKKNYKAKKLLVCGIGPDEYNWISTYEKEKEIWDFLRTVHEGTTDLKDSKVDILTTQYETFTMKEEETIQEIHIRFTSITNELHCLGEVMILYKQVRKILDVLPKSWERKVYAMIEPRNIKTLTMDELIGNLKTHELKKQQGE; encoded by the coding sequence AtggttgaggatagtaagctaaTGTGCATAATTCTTGATGTTCCTCATGTGTTTATTAAAGAAGTTAAAGAAGATGAGGTTTTAAGAATGGTTGTTAAAATCAGGAGAGAGTACAACAATGAAGATAGGAAAAACATTAAAAAGAATTACAAGGCCAAAAAACTGTTAGTATGTGGCATAGGTCCTGATGAGTACAATTGGATCTCaacttatgaaaaagaaaaagagatatgGGATTTCTTAAGGACTGTTCATGAGGGAACTACAGATTTGAAGGATTCTAAAGTTGACATACTGACAACACAATATGAAACCTTCACTATGAAAGAAGAAGAGACAATACAAGAAATCCATataagattcacttctatcacaaatgagctacaCTGCTTAGGAGAAGTGATGATATTGTATAAACAAGTGAGGAAGATTTTGGATGTTCTTCCCAAGTCATGGGAAAGAAAAGTATATGCCATGATTGAGCCAAGAAATATTAAAACCCTAactatggatgaacttattggaaACTTGAAAACTCATGAACTTAAGAAACAACAAGGAGAATAG